In Streptomyces sp. NBC_01551, one DNA window encodes the following:
- a CDS encoding class I SAM-dependent methyltransferase, translating into MTSTPRARARSFDSAAALYAAYRPGYPDGLFDAVEELTGRPLDGARVADVGAGTGIATGPLHARGARVVAVEPGDGMAAEFRRAHPRIPLVRGDGDRLPLVTGGFDLLTYAQAWHWTDPARSVPEARRVLRPGGALAIWWNDIDASVGWVADQDARLRALFDDPADGVGFRTLPQGIGSGFTTRTVAWSRRIPLDDHLANLASHSAFLLLGEPGTSAFLRAERARLAPLFPDGTVEEPYVVSLHVAVP; encoded by the coding sequence GTGACCTCTACTCCCCGCGCACGGGCGCGGTCCTTCGATTCCGCAGCCGCGTTGTACGCCGCGTATCGGCCCGGGTACCCCGACGGGCTGTTCGACGCCGTCGAGGAGCTCACCGGGCGGCCGCTCGACGGGGCGCGGGTCGCGGACGTGGGGGCGGGGACCGGGATCGCGACCGGGCCGTTGCACGCCCGGGGGGCGCGGGTGGTCGCCGTCGAGCCGGGCGACGGGATGGCCGCCGAGTTCCGCCGGGCGCACCCCCGGATCCCGCTCGTCCGCGGTGACGGAGACCGGCTGCCGCTCGTCACCGGCGGGTTCGACCTCCTCACGTACGCCCAGGCCTGGCACTGGACCGACCCCGCCCGCTCGGTCCCCGAGGCCCGCCGCGTGCTGCGTCCCGGCGGCGCGCTCGCCATCTGGTGGAACGACATCGACGCGTCCGTCGGCTGGGTCGCCGATCAGGACGCCCGGCTCCGGGCCCTCTTCGACGACCCGGCCGACGGAGTCGGTTTCCGTACCCTTCCCCAGGGCATCGGCTCCGGCTTCACCACCCGCACCGTCGCCTGGTCCCGCCGCATCCCCCTCGACGACCACCTCGCCAACCTCGCCAGCCACTCCGCCTTCCTCCTCCTCGGCGAGCCCGGCACCAGCGCCTTCCTCCGGGCCGAGCGGGCCCGCCTGGCCCCCCTCTTCCCCGACGGGACGGTCGAGGAGCCCTACGTCGTCTCCCTCCACGTCGCCGTCCCCTAG
- a CDS encoding DUF1906 domain-containing protein produces MPSRTLLSCLLGAALLAPAVPAAVADGRTVDYRGLRLTVPDGWRVVDLDRHPDACLRLDLPSLYLGHAGTQAECTGRAVRTRADTLHLEPLDDAPPRADIPTVTVDDLRALPGARGDSHEMRYALRRSGVMATLSYGAGPDAVRDLLARARSTVAAPAGPSPAAAVTAALAGPRSAQESFTGQGFDTCTAPTQRAMDTWRGASPFGAVGIYIGGRARACAQPRLTANWVRRQVANGWHLMPIWVGPQPWHNAATGLSTDPSEANEQGKEAAEGAVSAARSLGLAEGTLLYNDLENYSDRATWDAPVVAYLTAWTVRLHELGFRSAAYVAASSGAKALSAHHHQAPDAMPDVLWVAVWNGRSSVADTDMGLPAGTKQWAGRRRAHQYRGDHHATYGDVTLNIDRSWLDVDPTVLTVPGGPGPIG; encoded by the coding sequence ATGCCCTCCCGAACGTTGCTCTCCTGTTTGCTGGGCGCCGCCTTGCTGGCGCCCGCCGTGCCCGCCGCCGTCGCCGACGGGCGGACCGTCGACTACCGGGGGCTGCGGCTCACGGTGCCCGACGGGTGGCGCGTCGTCGACCTCGACCGCCACCCCGACGCCTGCCTGCGCCTCGATCTGCCCTCCCTGTACCTCGGGCACGCCGGCACCCAGGCCGAGTGCACCGGCCGCGCCGTCCGCACCCGGGCCGACACCCTGCACCTGGAGCCCCTCGACGACGCCCCGCCGCGCGCCGACATCCCGACCGTCACCGTGGACGACCTGCGCGCGCTGCCCGGCGCCCGGGGCGACAGCCACGAGATGCGCTACGCCCTGCGCCGCTCCGGGGTGATGGCCACGCTCTCCTACGGGGCCGGCCCCGACGCCGTGCGGGACCTGCTCGCGCGGGCCCGCAGCACCGTAGCCGCCCCCGCCGGGCCGTCCCCGGCCGCCGCCGTGACCGCGGCGCTCGCGGGTCCCCGTAGCGCCCAGGAGTCCTTCACCGGCCAGGGCTTCGACACCTGCACCGCCCCCACCCAGCGCGCCATGGACACCTGGCGCGGCGCCTCCCCCTTCGGGGCGGTCGGCATCTACATCGGCGGCCGCGCCCGCGCCTGCGCCCAGCCCCGGCTCACGGCGAACTGGGTCCGCCGCCAGGTCGCCAACGGCTGGCACCTGATGCCGATCTGGGTGGGTCCGCAGCCCTGGCACAACGCCGCCACCGGCCTGTCCACCGATCCCTCCGAGGCCAACGAGCAGGGCAAGGAGGCGGCCGAGGGCGCCGTCTCGGCCGCCCGTTCCCTGGGCCTGGCCGAGGGCACGCTGCTCTACAACGACCTGGAGAACTACAGCGACCGCGCCACCTGGGACGCCCCGGTCGTCGCCTACCTCACCGCCTGGACGGTGCGGCTGCACGAGCTCGGCTTCCGCTCCGCCGCCTACGTCGCGGCGAGCTCGGGCGCCAAGGCGCTGAGCGCCCACCACCACCAGGCCCCGGACGCCATGCCCGACGTGCTGTGGGTGGCGGTCTGGAACGGCCGGTCCTCGGTCGCCGACACGGACATGGGGCTGCCCGCGGGGACGAAGCAGTGGGCCGGGCGGCGCCGGGCCCACCAGTACCGCGGCGACCACCACGCCACGTACGGCGACGTCACGCTCAACATCGACCGCAGCTGGCTGGACGTGGACCCCACCGTCCTCACCGTGCCGGGCGGGCCCGGCCCGATCGGCTAG
- a CDS encoding SDR family NAD(P)-dependent oxidoreductase, with amino-acid sequence MISLDGKVVVITGAGRGQGAAEARLCAEAGARVVVTDIREEEGRAVAAELGAQGVYVRHDVADARSWAGVVREAVSAFGTVSALVNNAALWRTAHVEEQTAEDFEALLRVNLLGPFLGIQAVAPVLRAGGGGSIVNISSTAGLVGIPGHAAYGSTKFALRGLTRSAALDLAGDGIRVNSVHPGAIDTPMVAEAVAGRDWSHVPLGRMGRPEEVGQLVLFLCADASAYVTGAEFAVDGGMTAR; translated from the coding sequence GTGATCTCACTGGACGGAAAAGTCGTCGTCATCACCGGAGCCGGGCGCGGCCAGGGCGCGGCCGAGGCCCGGCTGTGCGCGGAGGCCGGCGCGCGGGTCGTCGTCACCGACATCCGGGAGGAGGAGGGCCGGGCGGTCGCGGCCGAACTCGGCGCGCAGGGTGTGTACGTACGGCACGACGTGGCGGACGCGCGGAGCTGGGCCGGGGTGGTGCGGGAGGCGGTGTCGGCCTTCGGCACGGTCTCGGCACTGGTCAACAACGCGGCGCTGTGGCGGACGGCGCACGTGGAGGAGCAGACGGCCGAGGACTTCGAGGCGCTGCTACGGGTCAACCTGCTCGGGCCGTTCCTCGGCATCCAGGCGGTGGCCCCGGTGCTGAGGGCCGGCGGAGGCGGCTCGATCGTCAACATCTCCTCCACGGCCGGGCTGGTCGGCATCCCGGGCCACGCGGCGTACGGCTCCACCAAGTTCGCCCTGCGCGGCCTGACCCGCTCGGCGGCGCTGGACCTGGCGGGCGACGGGATCCGGGTGAACTCGGTGCACCCGGGCGCGATCGACACCCCGATGGTCGCGGAGGCGGTCGCGGGACGGGACTGGTCGCACGTGCCGCTGGGGCGGATGGGGCGGCCGGAGGAGGTGGGGCAGCTGGTGCTGTTCCTGTGCGCCGACGCGTCCGCGTACGTGACGGGGGCGGAGTTCGCGGTCGACGGGGGGATGACGGCGCGCTAG
- a CDS encoding PadR family transcriptional regulator, translating into MADETNRRTLPATSWAVLGLLSFGEELSGYDLKKWSDWSLRFFYWSPSFSQIYSELKRLEKAGYASSRMVAQESGARDKRVYRITDPGLAAVREWARETPVDPPVLKHGPMLRLWLGHLLEPEQMREVLTRQQEFAEDMRRQAVADTEGVKDEASWAYPAVTLKWAERYYACERDLAAAMLDDLAALEGQSRANDGGADEG; encoded by the coding sequence GTGGCAGACGAGACGAACAGGCGCACGCTCCCGGCGACCAGCTGGGCGGTGCTCGGACTGCTCTCCTTCGGGGAGGAGCTCTCCGGCTACGACCTGAAGAAGTGGTCGGACTGGTCGCTGCGCTTCTTCTACTGGAGCCCCTCCTTCAGCCAGATCTACAGCGAGCTCAAGCGCCTGGAGAAGGCCGGCTACGCCTCCTCGCGGATGGTCGCCCAGGAGAGCGGCGCCCGCGACAAGCGGGTCTACCGGATAACCGACCCGGGTCTGGCCGCCGTACGGGAATGGGCCCGCGAGACCCCGGTCGACCCGCCCGTACTCAAGCACGGGCCGATGCTGCGGCTGTGGCTCGGGCACCTGCTGGAGCCGGAGCAGATGCGCGAAGTCCTCACCCGGCAGCAGGAGTTCGCGGAGGACATGCGCCGCCAGGCGGTGGCCGACACGGAGGGCGTGAAGGACGAGGCGTCCTGGGCGTACCCGGCCGTCACCCTCAAGTGGGCCGAGCGGTACTACGCCTGCGAGCGCGACCTCGCGGCGGCCATGCTCGACGACCTCGCCGCCCTGGAGGGTCAGAGCCGCGCGAACGACGGCGGCGCCGACGAGGGCTGA
- a CDS encoding VWA domain-containing protein, with protein MTGSAMDLRKVEETAPALVSLYKSAGVSLRKYGLEGGRAAVYLVLDYSGSMRPYYQDGSVQALADQVLGLSAHLDDDGRVPVVFFSTEVDAVEEVSLAGHAGRVTEIASRLGHMGKTAYHAAMDAVIDHYLDSGTTDPALVVFQTDGGPVNKLAAQKYLCKAARLPLFWQFVGFGNTRSSQFDFLRRLDELPVPGERVVDNAGYFHAGQDPRSVPDGELYDRLVSEFPSWLAAARGAGVVRA; from the coding sequence ATGACGGGCAGCGCGATGGACCTCCGCAAGGTGGAAGAGACGGCTCCGGCGCTGGTGAGCCTCTACAAGAGCGCCGGGGTCTCCCTGCGAAAGTACGGCCTGGAGGGCGGCCGCGCGGCGGTCTACCTGGTGCTGGACTACTCCGGGTCGATGCGGCCGTACTACCAGGACGGCAGCGTGCAGGCCCTCGCCGACCAGGTGCTGGGCCTGTCCGCGCACCTGGACGACGACGGCCGCGTACCGGTGGTGTTCTTCTCCACCGAGGTCGACGCGGTGGAGGAGGTCTCCCTCGCCGGGCACGCGGGACGGGTCACCGAGATCGCCTCCCGGCTGGGCCACATGGGCAAGACGGCCTACCACGCGGCGATGGACGCGGTCATCGACCACTACCTCGATTCGGGCACGACCGACCCGGCCCTCGTCGTCTTTCAGACCGACGGCGGCCCCGTCAACAAGCTCGCGGCGCAGAAGTACCTCTGCAAGGCGGCCCGGCTGCCGCTGTTCTGGCAGTTCGTCGGCTTCGGCAACACCCGCAGCTCCCAGTTCGACTTCCTGCGCCGCCTGGACGAACTGCCCGTACCGGGCGAACGGGTGGTGGACAACGCGGGCTACTTCCACGCCGGGCAGGACCCGCGCAGCGTCCCGGACGGCGAGCTGTACGACCGCCTGGTCTCGGAGTTCCCGTCGTGGCTGGCGGCCGCGCGCGGGGCGGGCGTCGTGCGCGCCTGA
- a CDS encoding pyridoxamine 5'-phosphate oxidase family protein, producing MTHTSWAVFEKAEPEFAAAVQARFAQYPHQVLATLRKDGSPRVTGLNVDIRGGELWLGMMQGSMKARDLQRDPRFALHTNPGEGEEMPDGDVRISGRAVEIVDPPELHRYAEETDSPHPFHLFYADLTEVVRIGIDGDDLVVRSWTPAGGVRTLRRGNDDEPPREEPAGG from the coding sequence ATGACGCACACCAGCTGGGCCGTCTTCGAGAAGGCGGAACCGGAGTTCGCCGCGGCCGTCCAGGCCCGTTTCGCGCAGTACCCGCACCAGGTCCTCGCCACCCTGCGCAAGGACGGCTCGCCCCGGGTCACCGGCCTGAACGTCGACATCCGCGGCGGGGAGCTGTGGCTCGGCATGATGCAGGGCTCGATGAAGGCGCGGGACCTGCAGCGCGACCCGCGCTTCGCGCTGCACACCAACCCGGGCGAGGGCGAGGAGATGCCGGACGGGGACGTACGGATCTCCGGTCGCGCGGTGGAGATCGTGGATCCGCCCGAGCTGCACCGGTACGCGGAGGAGACGGACTCCCCGCATCCGTTCCACCTCTTCTACGCCGACCTGACCGAGGTCGTCCGTATCGGGATCGACGGCGACGACCTGGTGGTGCGCTCGTGGACCCCGGCGGGCGGCGTGCGCACGCTGCGCCGGGGCAATGACGACGAGCCGCCGCGCGAGGAGCCGGCCGGCGGCTGA
- a CDS encoding acyl-CoA dehydrogenase family protein, whose amino-acid sequence MRFLLTEEQCDFARSVRGLLAAAQVPAAVRAWSAGDHGPGRAVWGRLARTGLFALAADEAYGGAGPGPLPVELAVAFVELGRAGMPGPVVETAAACVLLGRLGDEEAAKRFVPGLAVGEAVATLTLPGGSPYALDADAATYCLTVSEAGELRLAQAGAVIASLDPARRLSAPSATGPALAAGPAVSAAARTALGWARLLTAAQCLGTGEALLARTVAYAKQRTQFGTPIGSFQAVKHRLADTLLALEFARPLLFAAALSLDPGEIAAAKLATGEAAYAAALTALQLHGAVGYTEELDLSLWLRKARPLRDAWGTPAACRAAVLAARR is encoded by the coding sequence ATGCGATTCCTGCTGACGGAGGAGCAGTGCGACTTCGCGCGGAGCGTGCGGGGGCTGCTGGCGGCGGCGCAGGTGCCGGCGGCGGTACGGGCCTGGTCGGCCGGGGACCACGGGCCGGGGCGGGCGGTGTGGGGGCGGCTGGCGCGGACGGGCCTGTTCGCGCTCGCGGCCGACGAGGCGTACGGGGGCGCGGGGCCGGGTCCGCTCCCGGTGGAGCTGGCGGTCGCGTTCGTGGAGCTGGGGCGGGCGGGGATGCCGGGGCCGGTGGTGGAGACGGCGGCGGCGTGCGTGCTGCTGGGGCGGCTGGGGGACGAGGAGGCGGCGAAACGCTTCGTGCCGGGGCTGGCGGTCGGCGAGGCGGTGGCCACGCTGACGCTGCCGGGCGGGAGTCCGTACGCGCTCGACGCGGACGCGGCGACGTACTGCCTGACGGTGTCGGAGGCCGGGGAGCTGCGGTTGGCGCAGGCCGGCGCGGTGATCGCCTCCCTGGACCCGGCGCGCCGGCTGTCCGCTCCGTCGGCTACGGGCCCCGCGCTGGCGGCGGGCCCGGCGGTCTCGGCGGCGGCGCGGACGGCACTCGGCTGGGCCCGGCTCCTGACGGCGGCGCAGTGCCTCGGCACCGGGGAGGCGCTGCTGGCGCGAACGGTGGCGTACGCGAAGCAGCGCACCCAGTTCGGCACCCCGATCGGCTCCTTCCAGGCGGTCAAGCACCGCCTGGCGGACACGCTCCTCGCGCTGGAGTTCGCCCGCCCCCTGCTCTTCGCCGCGGCCCTGTCCCTGGACCCGGGCGAGATCGCGGCCGCGAAGCTCGCGACGGGCGAGGCGGCGTACGCGGCGGCCCTGACCGCGCTCCAGCTGCACGGCGCGGTCGGCTACACGGAGGAACTGGACCTCTCGCTGTGGCTGCGCAAGGCCCGCCCGCTCCGGGACGCGTGGGGCACCCCGGCGGCCTGCCGGGCCGCGGTGCTGGCGGCTCGGCGGTAG
- a CDS encoding acyl-CoA dehydrogenase family protein, whose product MDLTHAPEVEAFRAEARAWLAGHVPAAPLPSLETAEGFAAHREWEALLHADRWSAVSWPEEYGGRGADIERWLVFEEEYWAAGAPGRVSQNGISLLAPTLFDHATPQQRALVLPSMASGEVIWAQAWSEPESGSDLASLASRAVRTEGGWLLSGQKTWSSRAAFADRAFGIFRTDPAAAKPHQGLTYLMFDLRAPGVTVRPIGRLDGKPAFAELFLDEVFVPDEDVIGEPGQGWRIAMSTTGNERGLTLRSPGRFLAAADRLVALWRSAGDPADTALRDRVADAVVGARAYELFTWANASRFAAGESIGAESSLNKVFWSQYDIALHETALDLLGADAELAEGAWAEPWVFSLAGPIYAGTNEIQRDIIAERLLGLPKGRR is encoded by the coding sequence ATGGACCTGACCCACGCACCGGAGGTGGAGGCCTTCCGAGCCGAGGCGCGCGCCTGGCTCGCCGGCCACGTCCCGGCTGCTCCCCTCCCCTCCCTGGAGACGGCCGAGGGCTTCGCGGCGCACCGGGAGTGGGAGGCGCTGCTGCACGCGGACCGCTGGTCGGCGGTGTCCTGGCCCGAGGAGTACGGGGGCCGGGGCGCGGACATCGAGCGCTGGCTGGTCTTCGAGGAGGAGTACTGGGCGGCGGGCGCGCCCGGACGGGTCTCGCAGAACGGCATCAGCCTGCTGGCCCCGACCCTGTTCGACCACGCGACGCCTCAGCAGCGGGCGCTGGTGCTGCCGTCGATGGCGAGCGGCGAGGTGATCTGGGCGCAGGCCTGGTCGGAGCCGGAGTCGGGGTCGGACCTGGCCTCGCTGGCGTCGCGGGCGGTGCGCACGGAGGGCGGCTGGCTGCTGTCCGGGCAGAAGACCTGGTCCTCGCGGGCGGCGTTCGCGGACCGGGCCTTCGGGATCTTCCGCACGGACCCGGCGGCCGCGAAGCCGCACCAGGGGCTGACGTACCTGATGTTCGACCTGCGGGCGCCGGGGGTGACGGTGCGGCCCATCGGGCGCCTCGACGGGAAGCCGGCCTTCGCGGAGCTGTTCCTGGACGAGGTCTTCGTACCGGACGAGGACGTCATCGGGGAGCCGGGGCAGGGCTGGCGGATCGCGATGTCGACGACGGGCAACGAGCGGGGGCTGACGCTCCGCTCGCCGGGGCGGTTCCTGGCGGCCGCGGACCGGCTGGTCGCGCTGTGGCGGTCGGCCGGGGATCCGGCGGACACCGCGCTGCGCGACCGGGTGGCGGACGCGGTGGTGGGGGCGCGCGCGTACGAGCTGTTCACCTGGGCGAACGCGTCCCGGTTCGCGGCGGGCGAGAGCATCGGCGCGGAGTCCAGCCTGAACAAGGTGTTCTGGTCGCAGTACGACATCGCGCTGCACGAGACGGCGCTGGACCTGCTGGGCGCGGACGCGGAGCTGGCGGAGGGCGCCTGGGCGGAGCCGTGGGTGTTCTCGCTGGCCGGGCCGATCTACGCGGGCACGAACGAGATCCAGCGCGACATCATCGCCGAGCGGCTGCTCGGCCTGCCGAAGGGGCGCCGCTGA
- a CDS encoding SDR family oxidoreductase translates to MNTPDYVPGHGLLQGRTAVITAAAGAGIGGATARRFLEEGARILISDAHARRLKESEEALAAEFGARRISSLPCDVTDEEQVRALFARAEQTHGGLDVVVNNAGLGGTAALVDMTDEQWGRVLDVTLNGTFRCTRAALRSFHATGRRGVVVNNASVVGWRAQTGQAHYAAAKAGVMALTRCAALEAAGFGVRINAVAPSLAMHPHLVKVTSEELLAELTAREAFGRYAEPWEVANVIVFLASGYSSYMTGETVSVSSQHA, encoded by the coding sequence ATGAACACCCCCGACTACGTGCCGGGCCACGGGCTGCTCCAAGGCCGCACCGCCGTCATCACCGCCGCCGCCGGAGCCGGCATCGGCGGGGCCACCGCCCGCCGCTTCCTGGAGGAGGGCGCCCGCATCCTGATCAGCGATGCGCACGCCCGCCGGCTGAAGGAGAGCGAGGAGGCCCTCGCCGCCGAGTTCGGGGCGCGGCGGATCTCCTCCCTGCCCTGCGACGTGACGGACGAGGAGCAGGTCCGGGCCCTGTTCGCGCGCGCCGAGCAGACCCACGGCGGCCTGGACGTCGTCGTCAACAACGCCGGACTCGGCGGCACCGCCGCCCTCGTCGACATGACCGACGAGCAGTGGGGCCGGGTCCTCGACGTCACCCTGAACGGCACCTTCCGCTGCACCCGCGCCGCCCTGCGGTCCTTCCACGCCACCGGCCGCCGCGGCGTCGTCGTCAACAACGCCTCCGTCGTCGGCTGGCGCGCCCAGACGGGCCAGGCCCACTACGCCGCCGCCAAGGCCGGGGTGATGGCCCTGACCCGCTGCGCGGCACTGGAGGCCGCCGGGTTCGGCGTACGGATCAACGCGGTCGCCCCGAGCCTGGCCATGCACCCGCACCTGGTGAAGGTCACCAGCGAGGAGCTGCTGGCCGAGCTGACGGCCCGCGAGGCCTTCGGCCGGTACGCCGAGCCCTGGGAGGTCGCCAACGTCATCGTGTTCCTGGCCAGCGGCTACTCGTCGTACATGACGGGCGAGACCGTTTCGGTCAGCAGCCAGCACGCGTAG
- a CDS encoding TetR/AcrR family transcriptional regulator, with product MPTNKKKTQVTASPERRRELLAVAAEVFAAQGYNATTVRKIADAAGMLAGSLYYHFDSKESMLDEILSAFLTELWEGYDTVLAAGLGPRETIEALVTESFREIDRHRAAVAIYQKESRHLSAQPRFHYLSDSQQKFEKAWLGTLERGVAAKVFRADLDIRLTYRFVRDTVWVAASWYRPGGQHSPEEIARQYLSMVLDGIAVRS from the coding sequence GTGCCAACGAACAAGAAGAAAACCCAGGTGACGGCCTCCCCCGAGCGCCGCCGCGAACTCCTTGCCGTCGCCGCCGAGGTCTTCGCCGCGCAGGGCTACAACGCCACCACCGTCCGCAAGATCGCCGACGCCGCCGGGATGCTCGCCGGCAGCCTGTACTACCACTTCGATTCCAAGGAATCGATGCTCGACGAGATCCTCTCGGCCTTCCTGACCGAGCTGTGGGAGGGGTACGACACCGTCCTCGCCGCCGGTCTCGGCCCCCGGGAGACCATCGAGGCCCTCGTCACCGAATCGTTCCGGGAGATCGACCGGCACCGCGCCGCCGTCGCGATCTACCAGAAGGAGTCCCGGCACCTGTCCGCGCAGCCCCGCTTCCACTACCTCTCCGACTCGCAGCAGAAGTTCGAGAAGGCCTGGCTGGGGACGCTGGAGCGGGGGGTCGCCGCCAAGGTCTTCCGGGCCGACCTGGACATCCGCCTCACCTACCGCTTCGTGCGCGACACGGTGTGGGTCGCGGCGTCCTGGTACCGGCCGGGCGGACAGCACAGCCCCGAGGAGATCGCCCGGCAGTACCTGTCGATGGTGCTGGACGGGATCGCCGTACGCAGCTGA